In one Vibrio sp. VB16 genomic region, the following are encoded:
- a CDS encoding oxidative stress defense protein, giving the protein MKRILTSVIVILSLYSIPSWAENWNFPHIETSGYGEVIVKPDMAEFTVRVEESTLTAEDAKKRVDDVVTAFIARLTNAGVSRDDISATNIHLSPKYSYPKSGKSELVGYQASRSMTVVVTQLEHLNTYIDGALGDGINRIDTIQLKVTEHKKYQELARDEAIKDANEKAQSLAKGFGMDLDGIWKISYNNSYAPPIMMKTMDSRSESSPAGYDDSALVIKDRVSVIYKLAD; this is encoded by the coding sequence ATGAAAAGAATCCTTACGTCAGTTATCGTTATTTTATCGCTCTACAGCATACCTTCTTGGGCTGAGAACTGGAATTTTCCTCATATAGAAACATCTGGTTATGGTGAAGTGATTGTCAAACCTGATATGGCTGAGTTTACGGTAAGAGTGGAAGAGTCAACGCTTACTGCAGAAGATGCAAAGAAAAGAGTGGATGACGTCGTAACCGCTTTCATAGCAAGACTAACCAATGCCGGGGTATCTAGAGATGACATCTCAGCGACGAATATTCATCTGTCTCCCAAATATAGTTACCCAAAATCAGGAAAATCAGAGCTTGTCGGGTATCAAGCATCGAGAAGCATGACGGTTGTTGTGACGCAGTTAGAGCATTTGAATACCTATATTGATGGGGCGTTAGGTGATGGCATCAATCGTATAGACACTATTCAGTTGAAAGTAACCGAACACAAAAAATATCAAGAACTAGCCAGGGACGAAGCCATTAAAGATGCCAACGAGAAAGCGCAATCTTTGGCGAAAGGGTTCGGAATGGATCTCGATGGTATTTGGAAAATATCGTACAACAATTCATATGCACCACCGATTATGATGAAAACAATGGATAGCCGAAGCGAGTCATCTCCTGCCGGATATGACGATTCTGCTTTAGTCATTAAAGATAGAGTATCGG